The Tachypleus tridentatus isolate NWPU-2018 chromosome 5, ASM421037v1, whole genome shotgun sequence genome includes a window with the following:
- the LOC143250231 gene encoding uncharacterized protein LOC143250231, giving the protein MGRFFLIFLILLIIGLYQTHCQECHMRELDICVATLVFSREYGVPETEREFDIQCSYIFEAQECVLNYTKSCMMPMQSELLNFVGEGSDSLINQYCSSGTQLRENYLNKSTCLNEAFNQFTPCWRDLEAGLDKFGEISYESRAPIFCCTYRRLFECVRKTVEAECGVEGVEFVLELLRIGFSRIPEIICSGYKHLNKQCVDLLPPSGTAPKGSRSKSVLSRLLFYIKSP; this is encoded by the exons ATGGGTAGGTTTTTTCTCATCTTCCTAATACTGCTGATAATTG GTCTGTACCAGACACATTGCCAAGAATGTCACATGCGGGAGCTCGATATATGTGTGGCAACTCTGGTGTTCAGTCGAGAATATGGAGTTCCGGAAACTGAGAGAGAATTTGATATTCAATGCTC ATATATCTTTGAAGCCCAGGAGTGCGTTTTGAACTACACGAAATCCTGCATGATGCCAATGCAAAGTGAATTACTCAATTTCGTAGGAGAAGGATCCGACTCATTAATTAATCAATACTGTTCGAGTGGCACCCAGCTCAGAGAAA ATTACCTGAATAAATCCACTTGTCTCAATGAAGCTTTCAACCAGTTCACACCATGCTGGAGAGATTTGGAAGCTGGATTGGACAAGTTCGGTGAGATAAGTTATGAGTCTCGTGCCCCCATCTTTTGTTG CACGTATCGAAGACTTTTCGAGTGTGTTCGAAAAACAGTTGAAGCCGAATGTGGAGTGGAAGGCGTGGAGTTTGTTTTGGAGCTCCTGAGGATTGGTTTCTCTCGAATTCCAGAAATTATCTGTAGCGGATACAAACACCTTAACAAACAATGTGTAGATTTACTGCCCCCATCCGGCACAGCACCTAAAGGAAGCAGGTCCAAATCTGTATTGTCTCGTCTCTTATTCTATATTAAGAGCCCTTAA